The Methanococcus voltae PS genome has a window encoding:
- a CDS encoding SPFH domain-containing protein: MEWLLLPIVGLIILFIIIKSVVIVNQYELGLIFRLGKVVGSLRPGVNLIIPFIDNAIKVDVRTKVIDVPPQEMITRDNAGVTTDAVIYYRVMDVNRAVLEVQNYQYAIVNLAQTTLRAIIGSLELDEVLNKREYINNKLLESLDKDTDSWGVKVEKVELREIDPPTDIKNAMTQQMKAERLKRAAILEAEGEKQSKILRAQGTAESIRIEAEGQAKAIKTVAEAAQMYFKGEAQVYKSLDVANSVLKENSKYIISENIMDIAKNFLNSKKN; the protein is encoded by the coding sequence ATGGAATGGCTATTATTACCAATAGTAGGGCTAATTATATTATTTATAATTATTAAATCCGTTGTAATCGTTAATCAGTACGAATTGGGTTTAATATTTAGATTAGGAAAAGTAGTAGGAAGTTTAAGACCTGGTGTAAATTTAATAATTCCTTTCATCGATAATGCCATAAAGGTGGATGTGAGAACAAAAGTAATCGATGTACCCCCTCAAGAAATGATTACAAGAGATAACGCGGGAGTTACGACCGATGCGGTTATTTACTATAGAGTTATGGACGTCAATAGGGCAGTTCTTGAAGTTCAAAACTATCAATACGCAATAGTAAATTTGGCACAAACGACACTTAGGGCAATTATCGGAAGTCTTGAATTGGATGAAGTTTTAAACAAAAGGGAATACATAAATAATAAACTTTTAGAATCACTCGACAAAGATACCGACAGTTGGGGGGTAAAAGTTGAAAAAGTAGAGCTTAGAGAAATTGACCCCCCTACGGATATCAAAAATGCAATGACTCAACAAATGAAGGCTGAAAGGCTTAAAAGAGCTGCAATTTTGGAAGCTGAAGGGGAAAAGCAAAGTAAAATCCTTAGGGCGCAAGGTACTGCAGAAAGTATTAGAATTGAAGCTGAGGGGCAGGCTAAAGCAATAAAAACAGTTGCAGAAGCGGCACAAATGTACTTTAAAGGTGAAGCACAAGTTTATAAATCACTTGACGTTGCAAATAGCGTTTTAAAAGAAAATTCAAAATATATAATATCTGAAAATATAATGGACATTGCCAAAAACTTTTTGAATTCAAAAAAGAATTAA